One Ignavibacterium album JCM 16511 genomic region harbors:
- a CDS encoding tetratricopeptide repeat protein: MKKIILFIFLSTNIFAQQSDFESRVELGIKQIYNIKFEEAEKTFRSLIADYPNHPAGRFFLAMIDWWKILLDVENESHDEIFFQKLEDVIFQCDKILEKDPNNVDALFFKGGSIGFRGRLRSLRESWLKAADDGREALPIVERASKLDPNNLDVQLGFGIYNYYAAVIPDEYPIIKPLMIFFPSGNKEEGLKQLRNTAFNGKYAKYEARYFLMTIYYRYESNPWQAEEFAKILLDDFPDNPTFQRWLGRIYVRQGKMQFADSLFKDVLRKANENYYGYNFPVALREANYYVGYNYKLSNELDSAKIYLSKCVEISKQIDKEEESGFLINSILYLAQISEAKNLFEEAINYYEQLLKMRDWGNSHSIAEMNLKRLKG; encoded by the coding sequence ATGAAAAAAATCATTCTGTTTATCTTTTTATCGACCAATATATTTGCTCAACAGTCAGATTTCGAGTCTCGTGTTGAATTGGGAATAAAGCAAATCTACAATATCAAATTTGAAGAGGCAGAAAAAACTTTTCGTTCACTGATTGCTGATTATCCAAATCATCCTGCCGGACGATTTTTCCTTGCAATGATTGACTGGTGGAAAATTCTGCTCGATGTTGAAAATGAATCCCACGACGAAATCTTTTTCCAGAAACTTGAAGATGTAATTTTCCAATGCGATAAAATTTTAGAAAAAGATCCTAATAATGTTGATGCGCTTTTTTTCAAAGGAGGTTCAATCGGATTCCGGGGCAGATTAAGATCACTACGTGAAAGCTGGCTTAAAGCTGCTGATGATGGAAGGGAAGCTTTGCCTATTGTTGAAAGGGCTTCGAAACTTGATCCAAATAATCTTGATGTTCAGCTTGGCTTTGGAATCTATAATTATTATGCTGCTGTGATTCCTGATGAATATCCGATAATAAAACCACTTATGATTTTTTTCCCAAGTGGAAATAAAGAAGAAGGTCTGAAGCAATTAAGAAACACTGCATTCAATGGAAAGTATGCAAAGTACGAAGCAAGATATTTTCTGATGACTATCTATTATCGTTATGAATCTAATCCCTGGCAGGCGGAAGAGTTTGCTAAAATCCTTCTTGATGATTTCCCGGATAATCCTACATTCCAAAGATGGCTTGGTAGAATTTATGTGCGACAAGGGAAAATGCAATTTGCTGATTCACTGTTCAAAGATGTTCTAAGAAAAGCAAATGAAAATTATTATGGATATAATTTCCCGGTAGCACTTCGCGAAGCTAATTATTATGTTGGATACAACTACAAATTGAGCAATGAACTTGATTCAGCAAAAATATATTTGTCAAAATGTGTTGAAATATCTAAACAAATTGATAAAGAAGAAGAATCCGGATTTCTAATAAACTCAATTCTGTATCTTGCACAAATAAGTGAAGCAAAAAATCTTTTCGAAGAGGCAATCAATTATTATGAACAATTACTTAAAATGCGTGATTGGGG